AGCGAAAAGACAGCGCGACGGGAGAAAAACACTGTGACCACCGCTACTCAGGACTCCGAGATGACCGCCAATCAAGCCCCAACGGGCAACCTCGAGATCACCGTCTCACGCGCGGAGTTACTGCGTGAGCTGACGGCCGCTCAGTCCGTGGTCGAGCGCAAGACGACCATCCCGATCCTGTCCAACTTTCTCTTTGAGGCTACGCAGGACGAAGGCGGTGACCGCCTCACCATCACCGCAACCGATCTCGATCAGAGTATGAAGACCAGCTGTTCCGCGCGAGTCAAGAAAGCCGGCGCATGCACCATTCCTGCTCGCAAGTTGTATGACTACATCAAGCTGCTGCCTGAAGGCGACATCTCCATCAAGCTGATGGATAACCACTGGGTCCAGATTCGTGCTGGCCGCTCCAACACCAAGATGGTGGGCATGGCGCGAGTCAACTTCCCCCAGGTTCCCGAGTTCCCCGCCAGCGGCGCTGTAAAGCTGCCCGTGGCCGGTCTCAAGAACCTGATCTCCAAGACCATCTTCTCTATCTCGAACGAGGAGTCTCGTTACACCCTCAACGGTGCTCTGCTTGTCCTCAAGGTTGAATCCATGGCGATGGTGGCCACCGATGGCCACCGCTTAGCGCATATTGAGAAGTTGGGTGAGCAGCTGGAAGGAATCCAGGGAGAGAAAAAGACCCTGATTCCGCGCAAGGCCCTTGGCGAACTCGCTGGCCTGCTGTCGAATACCGATGCCGAATCTCTCGAGTTTGCCGATGATGAGCAGACCCTCTTCTTCCGGGTCGGCGGACGCGTACTGACCAGCCGCAAGCTCACTGGCCAATTCCCCAACTACGAGGCTGTGCTTCCGCGCGACAACAACAAGTTTGTCATCGTGCGCTCCGAAGACCTTATGGGCGCGATTCAGCGTGTCGCTCAGTTTGCGGACGAGCGCTCGGGAGCCATCAAGATTCGCCTCGAACAGAACGAGCTGAAGATCTCTTCTTCCTCAACCGATGCTGGCGAATCCGAAGATTCCATCGAAACCCCTTACAACTACGATCCTTTAGTGGTAGGCTTCAACAGCCAGTACCTTCTGGATTTTCTAAAGGCAATTGGTAACACCGGCGAGGTCAGATTGGAGTTCAAAGATGCCCAGTCTGCTGGTCAAATGCGTCCCGAAGATGGAAATGAGGACGTAAAGTACCGGTACATCCTGATGCCGATGCGCATCTGAAGTCCTTTCCCACCCAGGGAAAATAAAAAGAAGGAACCCTCCGGCAGACATGCCATGGGTCCATTTTGTATCTGTCCTCACGCTTCATCGAAGGCGTGGTGACAACACTTTGCGAAATCAATAAAGAAATTTAGGTCCGGCAGTAGCTTTTCCACTCAGAAAGCACGAGGTGGAGTTATGCCTTTCCAGTTTGAGGTCGTCCGTCCCGACGACCTTCTTCGACTGACTTTTCAGTGCGACAACCTGCGCCTCGACATCGACCATCCCGACGCCCCGGCGCTGGTGGTAGACAACGCGCACCTTCCCGCATTCCTGACCGTCTTCTTTCCTCCCCAGAGCATCACCGAGACCGCGTTCTTCGAATCGAGCCTCGTCACGCCGGACGGCAATAAGCCAGATCCCGACGGCCCTTCGACGGTCTCCGAGCCTCTCCCCGGTGCAGGAAATGTAAAGGCGCGCGTCGCGCATCCAAGTCGTCTCGTCTTTAAAATTCCAGCGCAGGCACGAATCCCCTACACGGTCGAAGGTGTTCTCGATTGGTCTGGGCTTGAGCTTAGCGTCAACCCTATTGCTGCGGTTCCTCCCAATCCCACGCAGCAACAGATAGACGCCGCTCCTTCGATTGCATCTCCAAAGCCGACTGAGACCGCGCTTGAGCTTCCCTATCGGTTGACCATCTCGCCCAATGCAGCAGTTCGTTGGGCACATCGGCTGGAACCCTTTACCTCGCGTGGACGCACAGAGCTTTGGCATACGCGCCTGCAACTGGCCACTACGAGCGGCCCCGTGGAGCTCTCCGAGGCGAACCCCGCGCCTCTGCGTGCAATCTTCTCTGAGGACTACAACGCAATTCATCCGCCCGCGCCCACGCTCAAAGATGCCGATCTCGGGCGCACTGCAATGGCGCCGAACGATCGTCACCAGATCGTGATCCTGACTTCCGCATTTCATGGATACGAGGTCGATGAACAGATCCTGATTCCATTCGGGGGAGGTATTGGGAACCGAATCGCGTCCATCAAGGGCCTCCCGATGAAGTTCACGGTTCCCTATGTACCGCAGCCCTTCTTTGCCGACCAACTGATGTTGTCCTCGCTTGGCGGATGGCTGACCTCACGCGGCCAGTGGAATCCTCCACGAACAGCGAAGCCGAAACAGCCACCCGTCTTTCAGACTGTCGGCGACCTGCAGACAAAGTTCTTCAATACCCTTCAACTCCCGGAGCGCAGGCTCGCTTCTCGCACAGTCTCTCTTCCGGTAAATCTCACGGCCGTTCCCGTGAACCCTGTAGTCGTCGAATCTCCTCCTTGGCTCGGCGGTATTCTCTTGCCTCAGCCGGAACAGGAGCAGCTCGATCTCTCCGAGTGGGCCCACATCGCCACCCAGGGACGCGATCACTACGTGCGCATCGTTTACGAAGGTGAGTTGTGGCCCTTTCGCAACCGCGCCGCGCTCATCAAGGTGACAGAGCGAAAGTTCAAGGAACAGAACGGCGTCGTTGTGGCCTACCTGTTCCAGCACATGTTTATCGTCGTGCGCGAGCCGCTCAAGACCTTTGCTTTCAGCGACCGCGGCATGCCCTACAAGCAGGTGCGCCTCACAACTCTCGTCACGCCCGATATCGCTGATCCCTCATTAATCGCGGGAACCCAGCGCTCCTTCTGGGTGGAGGTCACAACAGGAGCCTCGAGCCGCGCGCGCTTCAAGTTTCATGCCATCGGCACAGATGTCGCAGGCAATGAGACCGACTTCACCATCCCGATGATGTTTGTCTCCATCCGCGAGAATGCAACCAACCGCGCGAATGCAGCCACGGCGTATAACTCCACCAAGACGGCCAATGATCTGACACAATGCTCTGCCATTGTCCCTGGCCAGAAGATCGTCTTTGCGGAGCGCAACGCAGCTAACCCAACCGACAACACTCAACTCGTCACCGAAGCGATCAACTTCGTCATGGATACAGCGGGCAATGCTCCCGCCATGTTGAAGGCCGACGTAAAGATTCCGCAGGTGCAGCAGCTTCTGGGTAGCGATTCTGCAACTACTATTCGTTACTTCCAGCAATATGTGAAGAGCGGCATTGATGCAAAAACCGGCGTCTTTGCCGAGATCGTAAAGGAGGACTTCAGCAAGCTCTCCAGTGGCGATCTTATCAACGGTCTGGTAGCGAATACGGTCGGAGTTGAGTTTCAGAGCAACCAGGCAGGCGGCTTTGCCACTCCGAATCTTGGCATATCCTCGCTCACACGCGAGCTGGGTCCGCTGGCCGGAAAGACCGCCGATGCGCTGATCGACAAGTTCGATCCCTCGACCTTCTTCCAGAAAGGAATGGCGCAGCTCTTTGGCAGCTTCGATCTGACTGATCTGCTGCCCTCCAGCAGCATGGGGACAAACGCCCCCAAACTGCGCACCTCGTCTAAGGACATCGCCGGAGGCAAACTCCTCATCGCCACGCTCGATTGGGAGCCGGAGGTCCAGAACGTCGATCTCGGCGTCGCAGCTTTCGAGAAGGATTATCAGGGCAGAAAATCCAAGCTGCTCATTCATGGTCGTATCGAAAAACCGGTAACACTGAACAGCCTTGGCAATCCGGTAGCGCAGAATGTTACCGCCGATTTCGATGGAAAGCTCAATGACTTCCGCGTGAGCGTTCTGAAGTCGGTCTATCTCAACTTCACCGAGTTCGGTTTCACTGCGAAGAGCAAG
This portion of the Edaphobacter sp. 4G125 genome encodes:
- the dnaN gene encoding DNA polymerase III subunit beta translates to MTANQAPTGNLEITVSRAELLRELTAAQSVVERKTTIPILSNFLFEATQDEGGDRLTITATDLDQSMKTSCSARVKKAGACTIPARKLYDYIKLLPEGDISIKLMDNHWVQIRAGRSNTKMVGMARVNFPQVPEFPASGAVKLPVAGLKNLISKTIFSISNEESRYTLNGALLVLKVESMAMVATDGHRLAHIEKLGEQLEGIQGEKKTLIPRKALGELAGLLSNTDAESLEFADDEQTLFFRVGGRVLTSRKLTGQFPNYEAVLPRDNNKFVIVRSEDLMGAIQRVAQFADERSGAIKIRLEQNELKISSSSTDAGESEDSIETPYNYDPLVVGFNSQYLLDFLKAIGNTGEVRLEFKDAQSAGQMRPEDGNEDVKYRYILMPMRI